The following proteins are encoded in a genomic region of Xenopus laevis strain J_2021 chromosome 3L, Xenopus_laevis_v10.1, whole genome shotgun sequence:
- the slc25a23.L gene encoding calcium-binding mitochondrial carrier protein SCaMC-3 translates to MQQPDPLEPDREKRYALLFSQLDSNRDGRVDIHELRDGLRALGFTPCHNAEQEILRVGDTDQDGQLDFEEFTRYLVERERRLLIMFNSLDRNNDGHIDISEIQECFHGLGINITLAQAKKVLQSMDRDGTLTIDWLEWRDHFLLNPLHNMEDVITYWKHSSMLDIGESLAVPDEFSKKEIRSGMWWKQLLAGGVAGAVSRTGTAPLDRLKVLMQVHGSQGLSIFRGLRVMIEEGGVRSLWRGNGINVLKIAPESAIKFMAYEQIKKLIRGQQENLRVRERFVAGSLAGAIAQTAIYPMEVLKTRMALRRTGQYSGMSDCARQILKTEGIRAFFKGYIPNLLGIVPYAGIDLAVYETLKNTWLQRYRASISADPGILVLLACGTISSTCGQIASYPLALVRTRMQAQASVQGSPQLSMVALFRHIVAREGFLGLYRGIAPNFMKVIPAVSISYVVYENMKRLLGVTSR, encoded by the exons ATGCAGCAGCCCGACCCCTTGGAGCCGGACAGGGAGAAGAGATACGCGCTGCTCTTCAGCCAACTGGACTCCAACCGGGACGGGAGAGTTGATATCCACGAGCTGAGAGACGGACTCCGAGCCTTGGGCTTCACTCCCTGTCATAATGCTGAGCAG GAGATCCTGCGCGTCGGGGACACTGACCAGGACGGCCAATTGGATTTCGAGGAGTTCACCCGTTATCTGGTGGAGAGAGAGAGGCGCCTGCTGATCATGTTTAACAGCCTGGACCGCAACAacgatg GTCACATCGACATCTCAGAGATCCAGGAATGTTTCCACGGCCTTGGCATTAATATCACATTGGCACAGGCCAAGAAGGTTCTGCAGAG TATGGACCGCGACGGAACCCTCACCATCGATTGGCTGGAATGGAGAGATCACTTCCTGCTCAACCCCCTGCACAACATGGAGGATGTTATCACTTACTGGAAGCATTCCTCT ATGCTGGATATCGGGGAATCACTGGCAGTTCCAGATGAATTCTCCAAAAAAGAGATCCGCTCTGGAATGTGGTGGAAACAGCTGCTTGCAGGTGGGGTGGCTGGAGCCGTATCAAGAACTGGGACAGCACCCCTGGACCGGCTTAAAGTCCTTATGCAG gttCATGGCTCACAAGGTTTATCCATATTTCGGGGTCTGCGAGTGATGATAGAGGAGGGAGGTGTGCGTTCGCTCTGGCGTGGGAATGGGATTAATGTGCTGAAGATCGCCCCTGAATCTGCTATTAAATTCATGGCATATGAGCAG ATAAAGAAGCTGATTCGCGGACAGCAGGAGAATCTGCGAGTCAGAGAGAGGTTTGTCGCTGGTTCATTGGCCGGGGCCATTGCTCAGACTGCAATCTATCCAATGGAG GTGTTAAAGACGAGGATGGCTCTTCGGCGGACCGGCCAATACTCGGGGATGTCAGACTGCGCCCGTCAGATCCTGAAGACTGAGGGCATCAGAGCATTCTTCAAGGGCTACATTCCCAATCTGCTGGGCATTGTGCCCTATGCGGGCATTGACCTGGCAGTATATGAG ACACTGAAGAACACCTGGTTACAGAGGTACAGAGCCAGCATCAGTGCTGATCCTGGAATCCTAGTGTTGCTGGCGTGTGGCACAATATCCAGCACGTGTGGCCAGATCGCTAGTTACCCGCTGGCACTGGTCAGGACGCGAATGCAGGCACAGG CCTCTGTGCAGGGGTCCCCGCAGCTCTCCATGGTGGCCTTATTCCGTCACATTGTGGCAAGGGAGGGCTTCCTGGGCCTTTATCGAGGCATCGCCCCAAATTTCATGAAGGTGATACCCGCCGTCAGCATCAGCTACGTGGTCTACGAGAACATGAAGAGATTGTTGGGGGTAACGAGTCGGTGA